One part of the Muntiacus reevesi chromosome 18, mMunRee1.1, whole genome shotgun sequence genome encodes these proteins:
- the LOC136149556 gene encoding amine oxidase [copper-containing] 3 isoform X3: MNQKTTLVLLALAVITIFALVCVLLVGRGGDGGEASQPHYCPSGTPSVQPWTHPGQNQLFADLSREELTAVMSLLTQKLGPDLVDAAQARPSDNCVFSVELQLPPKAAALAHLDRGSPPPPREALAIIFFGGQPQPNVTELVVGPLPQPSYMRDVTVERHGGPLPYYRRPVLLREYLDIDQMIFDRELPQAAGVLHHCCSYKQGGRNLVTMTTAPRGLQSGDRATWFGLYYNISGAGYYPHPVGLELLVDHKALDPAQWTIQKVFFQGRYYESLAQLEEQFEAGQVNVVVIPDNGTGGSWSLKSQVPPGPTPPLQFHPQGLRFSVQGSRVASSLWTFSFGLGAFSGPRIFDVRFQGERLAYEISLQEAVAIYGGNTPAAMLTRYMDGCFGMGKFATPLTRGVDCPYLATYVDWHFLLESQAPRTLHDAFCVFEQNEGLPLRRHHSDFHSYYFGGVVETVLVFRSVSTLLNYDYVWDMVFHPNGAIEIKFHATGYISSAFFFGAAQKYGNQVRENTLGTVHTHSAHYKVDLDVGGLENWVWAEDMAFVPTTVPWSPEHQTPRLQVTRKQLETEEQAAFPLGRSSPRYLYLASKQNNKWGHPRGYRIQTVSFAGGPLPQNSSMERAISWGRYQLAVTQRKETEPSSSSVFNQNDPWTPTVDFADFINNETIAGKDLVAWVTAGFLHIPHAEDIPNTVTVGNGVGFFLRPYNFFDEDPSINSADSIYFQKNQDAGSSMLPESGASQLPAPQPAGFLSQRRGMVSRESGVMVSPFQKTPRFGVFHFLFFCLLSAFPKSF; the protein is encoded by the exons ATGAACCAGAAGACCACCCTGGTGCTCCTCGCTCTGGCTGTCATCACCATCTTTGCCTTGGTGTGTGTCTTACTAGTCGGcaggggaggagatgggggtgaaGCCAGCCAACCTCACTACTGCCCCTCCGGAACCCCCAGTGTCCAGCCCTGGACACACCCTGGCCAGAACCAGCTGTTTGCAGACCTGAGCCGAGAAGAGCTAACAGCTGTAATGAGCCTCCTGACCCAGAAGCTGGGGCCAGACCTGGTGGATGCAGCCCAGGCCCGACCCTCAGACAACTGCGTCTTCTCGGTAGAGCTGCAGCTGCCCCCCAAGGCGGCAGCCCTGGCCCACCTGGACAGGGGGAGCCCCCCACCTCCCCGGGAGGCACTGGCCATCATCTTCTTTGGCGGACAACCCCAGCCCAATGTGACTGAGCTGGTGGTGGGGCCGCTGCCCCAGCCGTCCTACATGCGGGATGTGACCGTGGAGCGTCATGGGGGCCCCCTGCCCTATTACCGACGCCCTGTGCTTCTCCGAGAGTACCTGGACATAGACCAGATGATCTTTGACAGAGAGCTGCCCCAGGCTGCTGGTGTCCTCCACCACTGCTGCTCCTACAAACAAGGAGGAAGGAACCTGGTGACCATGACCACAGCCCCCCGTGGTTTGCAATCAGGTGACCGGGCTACCTGGTTTGGCCTCTACTACAACATCTCAGGGGCTGGGTACTATCCGCACCCCGTGGGGTTGGAGCTGCTGGTAGATCACAAGGCTCTGGACCCTGCCCAGTGGACCATCCAGAAGGTGTTCTTTCAAGGCCGCTACTATGAAAGTCTGGCCCAACTGGAGGAGCAGTTTGAGGCTGGCCAGGTGAATGTGGTGGTGATCCCAGACAATGGCACAGGTGGGTCCTGGTCCCTGAAGTCCCAGGTGCCCCCGGGTCCAACTCCCCCTCTGCAGTTCCATCCTCAGGGCCTCCGCTTCAGTGTCCAGGGCAGTCGAGTGGCCTCCTCATTGTGGACTTTCTCCTTTGGCCTCGGAGCTTTCAGTGGTCCTAGGATCTTTGACGTTCGATTCCAAGGAGAGCGGTTGGCTTATGAGATCAGCCTGCAAGAAGCCGTGGCTATTTATGGTGGGAATACTCCAGCAGCAATGCTCACTCGCTATATGGATGGCTGCTTTGGCATGGGCAAGTTCGCCACGCCCTTGACCCGAGGGGTGGACTGCCCCTATCTGGCTACCTATGTGGACTGGCACTTCCTTCTGGAATCCCAAGCCCCCAGGACCCTACACGATGCCTTTTGTGTGTTTGAGCAGAACGAGGGCCTGCCCCTGAGGCGACACCACTCAGATTTTCATTCCTACTATTTTGGGGGCGTTGTGGAGACAGTGCTGGTCTTCAGATCTGTGTCAACCTTGCTCAACTATGACTATGTGTGGGATATGGTCTTCCACCCCAATGGGGCTATAGAAATCAAATTCCATGCCACAGGCTATATCAGCTCAGCCTTCTTCTTTGGTGCTGCCCAAAAATATGGAAACCAGGTTCGGGAGAACACACTGGGCACCGTCCACACCCACAGTGCCCACTACAAGGTGGATCTGGATGTGGGAG GACTGGAGAACTGGGTCTGGGCTGAGGACATGGCTTTTGTCCCGACGACGGTACCCTGGAGCCCCGAGCATCAGACTCCGAGGCTGCAGGTGACCCGGAAGCAGCTGGAGACGGAGGAGCAGGCCGCCTTCCCCCTGGGACGGTCCTCCCCTCGCTATCTGTACCTGGCCAGCAAGCAGAACAACAAGTGGGGGCATCCTCGCGGCTACCGCATCCAGACAGTCAGCTTTGCTGGGGGGCCGCTGCCCCAGAACAGCTCCATGGAGAGAGCCATCAGCTGGGGAAG GTACCAGCTGGCTGTGAcccagaggaaggagacagagcccAGCAGCTCCAGCGTCTTCAATCAGAATGACCCCTGGACTCCCACTGTGGACTTTGCTGACTTCATCAACAACGAGACCATTGCTGGAAAG GACTTGGTGGCCTGGGTGACAGCCGGTTTCCTGCACATCCCACATGCAGAGGACATTCCCAACACGGTGACAGTGGGGAATGGTGTGGGCTTCTTCCTGCGACCCTACAACTTCTTTGACGAGGACCCCTCCATCAATTCTGCTGACTCCATCTACTTCCAGAAAAACCAGGATGCTGGGTCTT CTATGCTGCCTGAATCTGGGGCTTCTCAGCTCCCTGCACCCCAACCTGCTGGGTTCCTGTCACAGAGGAGAGGAATGGTCAGCCGAGAGTCTGGAGTCATGGTTTCACCTTTCCAGAAGACTCCTCGGTttggtgtttttcattttcttttcttttgtctgcTTTCTGCTTTCCCCAAATCATTTTAG
- the LOC136149556 gene encoding amine oxidase [copper-containing] 3 isoform X2, whose amino-acid sequence MNQKTTLVLLALAVITIFALVCVLLVGRGGDGGEASQPHYCPSGTPSVQPWTHPGQNQLFADLSREELTAVMSLLTQKLGPDLVDAAQARPSDNCVFSVELQLPPKAAALAHLDRGSPPPPREALAIIFFGGQPQPNVTELVVGPLPQPSYMRDVTVERHGGPLPYYRRPVLLREYLDIDQMIFDRELPQAAGVLHHCCSYKQGGRNLVTMTTAPRGLQSGDRATWFGLYYNISGAGYYPHPVGLELLVDHKALDPAQWTIQKVFFQGRYYESLAQLEEQFEAGQVNVVVIPDNGTGLENWVWAEDMAFVPTTVPWSPEHQTPRLQVTRKQLETEEQAAFPLGRSSPRYLYLASKQNNKWGHPRGYRIQTVSFAGGPLPQNSSMERAISWGRYQLAVTQRKETEPSSSSVFNQNDPWTPTVDFADFINNETIAGKDLVAWVTAGFLHIPHAEDIPNTVTVGNGVGFFLRPYNFFDEDPSINSADSIYFQKNQDAGSCEVNSLNCLPQAAICAPDLPAFSHGGFFYN is encoded by the exons ATGAACCAGAAGACCACCCTGGTGCTCCTCGCTCTGGCTGTCATCACCATCTTTGCCTTGGTGTGTGTCTTACTAGTCGGcaggggaggagatgggggtgaaGCCAGCCAACCTCACTACTGCCCCTCCGGAACCCCCAGTGTCCAGCCCTGGACACACCCTGGCCAGAACCAGCTGTTTGCAGACCTGAGCCGAGAAGAGCTAACAGCTGTAATGAGCCTCCTGACCCAGAAGCTGGGGCCAGACCTGGTGGATGCAGCCCAGGCCCGACCCTCAGACAACTGCGTCTTCTCGGTAGAGCTGCAGCTGCCCCCCAAGGCGGCAGCCCTGGCCCACCTGGACAGGGGGAGCCCCCCACCTCCCCGGGAGGCACTGGCCATCATCTTCTTTGGCGGACAACCCCAGCCCAATGTGACTGAGCTGGTGGTGGGGCCGCTGCCCCAGCCGTCCTACATGCGGGATGTGACCGTGGAGCGTCATGGGGGCCCCCTGCCCTATTACCGACGCCCTGTGCTTCTCCGAGAGTACCTGGACATAGACCAGATGATCTTTGACAGAGAGCTGCCCCAGGCTGCTGGTGTCCTCCACCACTGCTGCTCCTACAAACAAGGAGGAAGGAACCTGGTGACCATGACCACAGCCCCCCGTGGTTTGCAATCAGGTGACCGGGCTACCTGGTTTGGCCTCTACTACAACATCTCAGGGGCTGGGTACTATCCGCACCCCGTGGGGTTGGAGCTGCTGGTAGATCACAAGGCTCTGGACCCTGCCCAGTGGACCATCCAGAAGGTGTTCTTTCAAGGCCGCTACTATGAAAGTCTGGCCCAACTGGAGGAGCAGTTTGAGGCTGGCCAGGTGAATGTGGTGGTGATCCCAGACAATGGCACAG GACTGGAGAACTGGGTCTGGGCTGAGGACATGGCTTTTGTCCCGACGACGGTACCCTGGAGCCCCGAGCATCAGACTCCGAGGCTGCAGGTGACCCGGAAGCAGCTGGAGACGGAGGAGCAGGCCGCCTTCCCCCTGGGACGGTCCTCCCCTCGCTATCTGTACCTGGCCAGCAAGCAGAACAACAAGTGGGGGCATCCTCGCGGCTACCGCATCCAGACAGTCAGCTTTGCTGGGGGGCCGCTGCCCCAGAACAGCTCCATGGAGAGAGCCATCAGCTGGGGAAG GTACCAGCTGGCTGTGAcccagaggaaggagacagagcccAGCAGCTCCAGCGTCTTCAATCAGAATGACCCCTGGACTCCCACTGTGGACTTTGCTGACTTCATCAACAACGAGACCATTGCTGGAAAG GACTTGGTGGCCTGGGTGACAGCCGGTTTCCTGCACATCCCACATGCAGAGGACATTCCCAACACGGTGACAGTGGGGAATGGTGTGGGCTTCTTCCTGCGACCCTACAACTTCTTTGACGAGGACCCCTCCATCAATTCTGCTGACTCCATCTACTTCCAGAAAAACCAGGATGCTGGGTCTTGTGAAGTCAACTCCCTGAATTGCCTGCCCCAGGCTGCTATCTGTGCCCCTGatctccctgccttctcccacgGGGGCTTCTTCTACAACTAG
- the LOC136149556 gene encoding amine oxidase [copper-containing] 3 isoform X1 codes for MNQKTTLVLLALAVITIFALVCVLLVGRGGDGGEASQPHYCPSGTPSVQPWTHPGQNQLFADLSREELTAVMSLLTQKLGPDLVDAAQARPSDNCVFSVELQLPPKAAALAHLDRGSPPPPREALAIIFFGGQPQPNVTELVVGPLPQPSYMRDVTVERHGGPLPYYRRPVLLREYLDIDQMIFDRELPQAAGVLHHCCSYKQGGRNLVTMTTAPRGLQSGDRATWFGLYYNISGAGYYPHPVGLELLVDHKALDPAQWTIQKVFFQGRYYESLAQLEEQFEAGQVNVVVIPDNGTGGSWSLKSQVPPGPTPPLQFHPQGLRFSVQGSRVASSLWTFSFGLGAFSGPRIFDVRFQGERLAYEISLQEAVAIYGGNTPAAMLTRYMDGCFGMGKFATPLTRGVDCPYLATYVDWHFLLESQAPRTLHDAFCVFEQNEGLPLRRHHSDFHSYYFGGVVETVLVFRSVSTLLNYDYVWDMVFHPNGAIEIKFHATGYISSAFFFGAAQKYGNQVRENTLGTVHTHSAHYKVDLDVGGLENWVWAEDMAFVPTTVPWSPEHQTPRLQVTRKQLETEEQAAFPLGRSSPRYLYLASKQNNKWGHPRGYRIQTVSFAGGPLPQNSSMERAISWGRYQLAVTQRKETEPSSSSVFNQNDPWTPTVDFADFINNETIAGKDLVAWVTAGFLHIPHAEDIPNTVTVGNGVGFFLRPYNFFDEDPSINSADSIYFQKNQDAGSCEVNSLNCLPQAAICAPDLPAFSHGGFFYN; via the exons ATGAACCAGAAGACCACCCTGGTGCTCCTCGCTCTGGCTGTCATCACCATCTTTGCCTTGGTGTGTGTCTTACTAGTCGGcaggggaggagatgggggtgaaGCCAGCCAACCTCACTACTGCCCCTCCGGAACCCCCAGTGTCCAGCCCTGGACACACCCTGGCCAGAACCAGCTGTTTGCAGACCTGAGCCGAGAAGAGCTAACAGCTGTAATGAGCCTCCTGACCCAGAAGCTGGGGCCAGACCTGGTGGATGCAGCCCAGGCCCGACCCTCAGACAACTGCGTCTTCTCGGTAGAGCTGCAGCTGCCCCCCAAGGCGGCAGCCCTGGCCCACCTGGACAGGGGGAGCCCCCCACCTCCCCGGGAGGCACTGGCCATCATCTTCTTTGGCGGACAACCCCAGCCCAATGTGACTGAGCTGGTGGTGGGGCCGCTGCCCCAGCCGTCCTACATGCGGGATGTGACCGTGGAGCGTCATGGGGGCCCCCTGCCCTATTACCGACGCCCTGTGCTTCTCCGAGAGTACCTGGACATAGACCAGATGATCTTTGACAGAGAGCTGCCCCAGGCTGCTGGTGTCCTCCACCACTGCTGCTCCTACAAACAAGGAGGAAGGAACCTGGTGACCATGACCACAGCCCCCCGTGGTTTGCAATCAGGTGACCGGGCTACCTGGTTTGGCCTCTACTACAACATCTCAGGGGCTGGGTACTATCCGCACCCCGTGGGGTTGGAGCTGCTGGTAGATCACAAGGCTCTGGACCCTGCCCAGTGGACCATCCAGAAGGTGTTCTTTCAAGGCCGCTACTATGAAAGTCTGGCCCAACTGGAGGAGCAGTTTGAGGCTGGCCAGGTGAATGTGGTGGTGATCCCAGACAATGGCACAGGTGGGTCCTGGTCCCTGAAGTCCCAGGTGCCCCCGGGTCCAACTCCCCCTCTGCAGTTCCATCCTCAGGGCCTCCGCTTCAGTGTCCAGGGCAGTCGAGTGGCCTCCTCATTGTGGACTTTCTCCTTTGGCCTCGGAGCTTTCAGTGGTCCTAGGATCTTTGACGTTCGATTCCAAGGAGAGCGGTTGGCTTATGAGATCAGCCTGCAAGAAGCCGTGGCTATTTATGGTGGGAATACTCCAGCAGCAATGCTCACTCGCTATATGGATGGCTGCTTTGGCATGGGCAAGTTCGCCACGCCCTTGACCCGAGGGGTGGACTGCCCCTATCTGGCTACCTATGTGGACTGGCACTTCCTTCTGGAATCCCAAGCCCCCAGGACCCTACACGATGCCTTTTGTGTGTTTGAGCAGAACGAGGGCCTGCCCCTGAGGCGACACCACTCAGATTTTCATTCCTACTATTTTGGGGGCGTTGTGGAGACAGTGCTGGTCTTCAGATCTGTGTCAACCTTGCTCAACTATGACTATGTGTGGGATATGGTCTTCCACCCCAATGGGGCTATAGAAATCAAATTCCATGCCACAGGCTATATCAGCTCAGCCTTCTTCTTTGGTGCTGCCCAAAAATATGGAAACCAGGTTCGGGAGAACACACTGGGCACCGTCCACACCCACAGTGCCCACTACAAGGTGGATCTGGATGTGGGAG GACTGGAGAACTGGGTCTGGGCTGAGGACATGGCTTTTGTCCCGACGACGGTACCCTGGAGCCCCGAGCATCAGACTCCGAGGCTGCAGGTGACCCGGAAGCAGCTGGAGACGGAGGAGCAGGCCGCCTTCCCCCTGGGACGGTCCTCCCCTCGCTATCTGTACCTGGCCAGCAAGCAGAACAACAAGTGGGGGCATCCTCGCGGCTACCGCATCCAGACAGTCAGCTTTGCTGGGGGGCCGCTGCCCCAGAACAGCTCCATGGAGAGAGCCATCAGCTGGGGAAG GTACCAGCTGGCTGTGAcccagaggaaggagacagagcccAGCAGCTCCAGCGTCTTCAATCAGAATGACCCCTGGACTCCCACTGTGGACTTTGCTGACTTCATCAACAACGAGACCATTGCTGGAAAG GACTTGGTGGCCTGGGTGACAGCCGGTTTCCTGCACATCCCACATGCAGAGGACATTCCCAACACGGTGACAGTGGGGAATGGTGTGGGCTTCTTCCTGCGACCCTACAACTTCTTTGACGAGGACCCCTCCATCAATTCTGCTGACTCCATCTACTTCCAGAAAAACCAGGATGCTGGGTCTTGTGAAGTCAACTCCCTGAATTGCCTGCCCCAGGCTGCTATCTGTGCCCCTGatctccctgccttctcccacgGGGGCTTCTTCTACAACTAG